One segment of Vibrio orientalis CIP 102891 = ATCC 33934 DNA contains the following:
- a CDS encoding hybrid sensor histidine kinase/response regulator, producing MDIRSSLKRKSIIALAIYLALAVGLIGTINYLVVEPPTRTQLERNLELRTELISTQIKEPLNKSLGILQGVVTIGSTDESQQHQAYLLHQLFLQIDDITVSGGLWPVPYSVDEASAFKSLFFNRANDGQVDRVYSWDNPASGGYNQESWYTSVVNTPQGTVSWSPVYIDPFTHIQMITASSPYYNDGVFAGVATVDISLVSLVDFVRLHAEEYDLGVILRDGYGDVITEYNFQLAENIYISKNTFGDFNWSVDVVNAKRLVAEQVYDVVSKVEAVIVPIMLVFVMLGYFLINRFLISPVVVVARSVQESKEGGSIDLKYNSNDEIKYLIDSFNQKTVYLEEEKVKAQASTKAKSAFLATLSHEIRTPMNGVLGTAQILLKTDLTSEQRKHMKTLYESGEHMMTLLNEILDFSKVEQGHLELERAPFPLEAIIGSINSVYYTLCSEKGLQFKVYSEVPESRWYRCDKARLRQILFNLLNNAVKFTSRGYVEVGFKEQTRNGRNFLVIQVRDTGIGIDKAVQDKVFKPFEQAESSTTRRFGGTGLGLAIVKQLCDLMDGEIKLTSEVGIGSCFEVALQVDIGEAIFAEYQERRKLDYHGLKALIVEDNRTNSIILNTFMTNKGFSCDCVENGELAVHAITTGEYDLVLMDNHMPVMDGIEATAVIRGLSGQKSKVLILGCTADVFKDTWQRMIASGANYIISKPVDETELDDALLSHSDLLYQFKPHLLNSPLNGGEIELEEPLMLFFMAIENENLLYARESFGQIQQQLAEIQSPTLKENLAAIEHYLVSGDFPPQDELDVLTVQVKDYCN from the coding sequence ATGGATATACGCTCATCACTAAAAAGGAAGAGTATCATTGCCTTAGCTATTTACTTAGCTTTGGCCGTTGGTTTGATCGGTACTATCAACTATTTGGTGGTAGAGCCTCCTACGCGTACCCAACTCGAACGAAATCTTGAATTACGCACCGAACTTATCTCAACTCAAATCAAAGAGCCGCTCAATAAATCACTGGGAATCCTGCAGGGTGTGGTCACTATTGGTAGCACTGACGAGTCGCAACAACACCAAGCCTATTTACTGCATCAATTGTTTTTGCAGATCGATGATATCACCGTCAGTGGTGGCTTATGGCCCGTGCCTTATTCGGTGGATGAAGCCAGTGCATTCAAGAGTCTTTTCTTTAACCGGGCCAACGATGGTCAGGTGGATCGCGTGTACTCTTGGGACAATCCAGCGTCTGGTGGTTACAACCAAGAATCTTGGTATACCTCGGTAGTCAATACACCTCAAGGCACCGTCTCATGGTCCCCTGTGTATATTGACCCATTTACGCATATCCAAATGATCACCGCTTCTTCGCCTTATTATAATGATGGCGTGTTTGCTGGGGTGGCGACCGTCGATATCTCCTTAGTATCGCTTGTTGATTTTGTACGCTTACATGCAGAGGAGTATGACTTAGGGGTCATTTTGCGTGATGGCTATGGCGACGTGATCACTGAGTACAACTTTCAACTAGCTGAAAACATCTACATCAGTAAGAACACGTTTGGTGACTTTAATTGGAGCGTTGACGTTGTTAATGCCAAACGCCTAGTAGCCGAACAGGTCTACGATGTGGTCTCTAAAGTCGAAGCTGTCATCGTTCCTATCATGCTGGTGTTTGTAATGCTCGGTTACTTTTTGATTAATCGTTTTCTTATCTCTCCGGTTGTTGTCGTGGCGAGAAGCGTACAGGAGTCGAAAGAGGGCGGGAGCATAGATCTTAAGTACAACAGCAATGATGAGATCAAATATCTGATTGACTCTTTTAACCAGAAAACCGTCTATCTCGAAGAAGAAAAGGTCAAGGCTCAAGCCTCGACTAAAGCCAAAAGTGCCTTCTTAGCCACGCTCTCCCACGAGATTAGAACGCCGATGAACGGTGTGTTAGGCACCGCTCAAATCCTATTGAAAACGGATCTAACCAGCGAGCAGCGCAAGCATATGAAAACCCTCTATGAGTCGGGTGAACATATGATGACCTTGCTTAACGAGATCCTCGATTTCTCTAAAGTGGAGCAAGGGCATCTAGAGCTAGAGCGCGCGCCATTCCCGTTAGAAGCCATCATCGGCAGTATCAACAGTGTTTATTACACTCTGTGCTCTGAAAAAGGTTTGCAGTTTAAAGTGTATTCAGAGGTGCCAGAAAGCCGCTGGTATCGTTGTGACAAAGCAAGGCTAAGGCAGATCCTGTTTAACCTGCTGAACAACGCGGTTAAGTTTACCTCTCGCGGTTATGTCGAAGTGGGCTTTAAAGAACAGACCAGAAACGGGCGAAATTTCTTGGTCATTCAAGTGAGAGACACAGGAATAGGAATCGACAAAGCTGTACAGGACAAAGTATTCAAACCCTTTGAACAAGCTGAGTCCTCAACCACTCGACGCTTTGGTGGCACTGGGCTTGGCCTTGCTATTGTCAAACAATTGTGTGACTTGATGGATGGGGAGATAAAACTGACCAGCGAAGTAGGGATTGGCTCATGCTTTGAAGTTGCGTTGCAGGTAGACATTGGCGAAGCGATTTTTGCCGAATATCAAGAACGCAGGAAACTCGATTACCACGGACTAAAAGCGCTCATTGTTGAAGATAACCGTACCAACTCAATCATCCTAAACACCTTCATGACCAATAAAGGTTTTTCTTGTGACTGCGTTGAAAATGGCGAGCTGGCCGTTCATGCGATAACAACGGGTGAGTATGATCTTGTTTTGATGGACAACCACATGCCGGTAATGGATGGAATAGAGGCGACGGCGGTTATACGAGGCTTAAGTGGTCAAAAGTCGAAAGTCTTGATTCTGGGTTGTACAGCGGACGTGTTTAAAGACACTTGGCAGCGGATGATAGCCTCTGGTGCGAATTATATTATCTCTAAACCTGTCGATGAAACAGAGTTGGATGATGCGCTGCTGAGTCATTCCGATCTGCTTTACCAATTTAAGCCTCATTTGCTGAATTCTCCGCTCAACGGAGGTGAGATAGAGTTAGAAGAGCCTTTGATGTTGTTCTTTATGGCAATTGAAAACGAAAATTTACTCTATGCACGTGAGAGCTTTGGCCAAATCCAACAGCAGCTCGCCGAGATTCAGTCACCCACATTAAAAGAAAACCTTGCGGCCATCGAACACTACTTGGTGTCTGGAGACTTTCCCCCACAAGATGAGTTAGATGTACTGACTGTACAAGTAAAAGATTATTGTAACTAA